In the Lytechinus variegatus isolate NC3 chromosome 17, Lvar_3.0, whole genome shotgun sequence genome, ATATTCCACCCCGTCTACTGTGAGAGAAACATATCCGACAAAAACGCTCTTCGGGAAGCTATAATACTTGTCATATTTCGCAATATCACGGGTATGATATAGACCTTTCGACGGATAGATAAGTTATCCGAGAACAATTGGAGTTAATTCCACGACAAttctttcaagaaaacaattataGTCTTGTGATCGACATAATACTTCGCAGCCTGCGTTCCAATGCAGATCAGAATATAGTTTTCTATATCTTCAACAAATTTGGACTCGCTTCAAAATCACCATGGGTTGCAATAGTTCAAAGTCAACTCAAGTCATGGAACTTGGTCCTGATGGAGAGGTCGTCAGTCGAAAATCGTCTGCGTCGTCGAAACGGGGCAGGAGTGCCGGCAAGACCGTCCGCGATGTCAACGAAAACGCAAACGACGTCGAGGTTCTAAATGATAAGCTGGGATCGACGGGCTCGTTGGGAAGTCAATTGGATACTAAATCCCAAGATCGTTTGGTTTCATCGGCGACGAGCAAGATCTCGAGAAGGACAATGGACAGTGGATTGGAGGCTGACTACGGAAATGTGATCACTGAATATTCACATCCAAACATGATTGATGACAGGCCTGAAACACCAGGTAATTATCgaattaatgtttttttgcaatttcaacTAAGAGAGAAAATGTAACGGAACTTTTTATTAATAATGTTAATTGATATATCTTTATCAGTTTAcggaaaatattttgtttacataatacaaaattttcatcTCAAATCCATATGGATGGTTTGTTGGCTATTTCTGATGGAAACGACTCGTTATCGCACGAGACAGCCAAAATAATTGATAAGCTATAGAGTTTGATAAAACGAAGACAAGTATAACTATTTCTTATGTGAAATGTCTTGTCAAACGCTGGAAAGTGGTAATATTGTTTTGACGTTAGTGTGATTGATAGTATAGTTAAGACGATTTTTAAACTTTAATTGTCAAATACATTTTAGATTTTTCCCCATATGGAATCACATCACCCGGCTTCGCGAGACCCACGCTTTACCCTTTTCTCATATTGATCGGCGTTGTGACCCCGATCTTATTTACCCCCAAACAATCACAAACTCGTTCCCTTTTGTTGTCGTTACACGTAGTATTGATTTGGATTCTTGAGAGGGGTAAACAAAGGCACCCGACAATGAAAACCTCTGGATCAGTGGGTCTATTGTGACCTACTTTGCCGACTCGGCACATCGACCCCCTTGGGTTTGGGTTGTGATGGTGTTATGGCAACAACGCCTTGGCTGATGTCTTTTACGACTTACAAAATTgcccagaattttttttacccacTTCCTTCGAAAGTGATAGAAAAATTTAGTTGTTTTTTaatgcttgtaattttttcaacagtataattatattttcttcacttttttattcattttatcagaCCTGTTTGTCACTGGGATGAAATGCGAATCAAGGAAGAGCAGTGGTAACACAAAGGCTCGCAACGCTCAGACGACGGAGCAGATCTTGGGTGAACTCAAGTCTCAGGGGATCATCAGCACTTCTTCAACAGCTCCACAGATCGCACCAAAGAAAGGCGGTACATCCTTCGATGTCATGATCGCTATCGACTTCGACGAGCTGAAGAAACCTCCTCCCAGGCTTGCCAagctgaagaagaagaagaagaagtccaagaagCTGACCAAAGAGGAGGTCGACGCCAAGCTGAAGGCCGCCGAGGAGAGGCGAGAGGCTAAACGCAGTAAGCTCCGGGCCAAGTTGGACACCATGAAGAAGGAGGCCGAGGTGCACCAGAACAGCGAGGCGCAGGAGGAGGCGCAGAAGAAGCAAGTGGCTGAGAAGGTCAATGAAAGTCTAGATCAGGCGGCAAAGAATCGTGAGGCTAAGTTCAAGGCCATGAGGGAAAAGCTAGAGCAGAAGAAGCGGCATGCGGAGAAGGTCAGGCAAGCCAAACTGGCCAGGATGGCTGAAAAAGAACAGAATGGTGACGGCGAAGAAGCAGgacagaaaaatgaagaagaggTGTCTGCTGTTTGAAAGGACAGTCGATACACCACCTGTATTCCTTGATACCTCCTCGAGATGCATGAGCAGTCGGGTC is a window encoding:
- the LOC121430780 gene encoding stathmin domain-containing protein 1-like — its product is MGCNSSKSTQVMELGPDGEVVSRKSSASSKRGRSAGKTVRDVNENANDVEVLNDKLGSTGSLGSQLDTKSQDRLVSSATSKISRRTMDSGLEADYGNVITEYSHPNMIDDRPETPDLFVTGMKCESRKSSGNTKARNAQTTEQILGELKSQGIISTSSTAPQIAPKKGGTSFDVMIAIDFDELKKPPPRLAKLKKKKKKSKKLTKEEVDAKLKAAEERREAKRSKLRAKLDTMKKEAEVHQNSEAQEEAQKKQVAEKVNESLDQAAKNREAKFKAMREKLEQKKRHAEKVRQAKLARMAEKEQNGDGEEAGQKNEEEVSAV